In Musa acuminata AAA Group cultivar baxijiao chromosome BXJ2-3, Cavendish_Baxijiao_AAA, whole genome shotgun sequence, the following proteins share a genomic window:
- the LOC135606409 gene encoding NAC domain-containing protein 2-like gives MPVPAGFVFNPSDQDLLWYYLAPKVLGRRIPDKAAVKETDIYHVDPDRLTINTRSSDGKWDYFFVRRDLSEKSRRTPNGFWKEVGEVETINAVFLGGIIGFKRSFVFVEGTEDDPGAITRWEMAEYRLNQERHLLRNDDNPERNNYVACRVYLENEPISECTVDSACRQDAEEEEDDDDNENTEVDSSGVRK, from the exons ATGCCGGTGCCGGCAGGGTTCGTCTTCAACCCGAGCGACCAAGACCTGTTGTGGTACTACCTCGCGCCCAAGGTGCTCGGACGACGCATTCCCGATAAGGCGGCCGTGAAGGAGACGGACATCTACCACGTCGACCCTGACAGGCTCACCA TAAATACTCGTAGTTCTGATGGGAAGTGGGATTACTTCTTTGTGCGAAGGGACCTCAGCGAGAAGAGCCGACGCACACCAAATGGGTTCTGGAAGGAAGTGGGCGAAGTGGAGACTATCAATGCCGTGTTCTTGGGCGGCATAATTGGATTCAAGAGGTCTTTTGTGTTCGTCGAAGGAACAGAGGACGATCCTGGGGCGATCACCCGTTGGGAGATGGCGGAATACCGTCTCAACCAGGAGAGGCATCTGCTGAGGAACGACGACAACCCTGAG AGGAACAACTATGTCGCCTGTAGAGTATATCTGGAGAATGAACCAATAAGTGAGTGCACCGTAGACTCGGCCTGTCGCCAAgatgctgaagaagaagaagacgatgatgATAATGAGAATACCGAAGTGGACAGCAGCGGAGTGAGGAAATGA
- the LOC135607007 gene encoding U-box domain-containing protein 38-like isoform X2 — MGSRKPFWRFSNDHRSSTSASSTSPVSSIAAAEMAVEFLCPISRSLMADPVIVPPSGHTFERSCVQACADLAFSPPGLSLELSPSPLVLIPNVALKSAILSWCQSIGIPPPQPMPPDAARALVRSLMPPSSNPRPSPPHAAGGDGSGGGGHGRRDRRGEFMRRFAAFSFDEAEEAEKGEASRSPHGYGGTERGKEKRGELSRAAAAADSYGSRYDEKGEAMRASSASSDGEGEIFGSRSTRPAQSLRGAMNPNAPSAFSVRTKNQAPSFSQHLTSSASSYQSSSSNSSITEAFVEEAPKEPPPPEVHNRTATSLPTSQTADVGVSEEEVLIKLMDTELSEQESAVVLLRQATKENRKRRIDLCTPRLLAALRSMLLSSSAAVQISATASLVNLSLEPENRVRIVRSGAVPPLVEVLEGGYPEARYHAAGALFSLALADENRAAIGVLGAIPPLLDLFSVPSADGLRARRDAGMALYYLSLAGANRSKIARAPGVVRALLSVASEREVSPGGTPSTTQGPGLARLAMMVVCNLAGCNEGRAALMDGGAVASVVSLMRSPAAAAVEEYCVAALYGMSRGSLRFRGLARSASAEPVLTRVAEGWVSGGEMRREMAKKTLRALRGDDEDDAEPSLSMGFPADDDGSIVSEGMMSIRRRPNYYANPPRMNSAEF; from the exons CCTCCCTCCGGCCACACCTTCGAGCGCAGCTGCGTCCAGGCCTGCGCCGACCTCGCCTTCTCCCCGCCCGGCCTCTCCCTCGAACTCAGCCCCTCCCCTCTCGTTCTCATCCCCAACGTCGCCCTCAAGTCCGCCATCCTCAGCTGGTGCCAGAGCATTGGCATACCGCCCCCCCAGCCCATGCCCCCCGACGCCGCCCGCGCCCTCGTCCGTAGCCTCATGCCCCCCTCCAGTAATCCACGTCCCTCCCCTCCTCATGCTGCCGGTGGTGatggtagtggtggtggtggtcatgGGAGAAGAGATCGAAGGGGTGAATTCATGCGGAGATTCGCGGCGTTCTCTTTCGACGAAGCAGAGGAGGCGGAAAAAGGTGAGGCCTCTCGATCGCCACACGGGTACGGTGGAACTGAAAGAGGAAAAGAGAAACGAG GTGAGCTCTCCAGAGCAGCAGCTGCCGCGGATTCTTACGGCAGCCGATACGACGAGAAAGGTGAGGCGATGCGAGCTTCTTCGGCGTCCTCGGATGGGGAGGGTGAGATTTTTGGCAGCAGATCGACGAGACCGGCCCAGAGTTTGAGGGGGGCGATGAATCCCAACGCCCCTTCCGCTTTCTCCGTTCGCACCAAGAATCAAGCTCCCTCCTTTTCGCAGCACTTAACCTCGTCGGCGTCCTCGTACCAGTCGTCTTCCTCCAATTCCTCCATCACCGAGGCCTTCGTCGAGGAAGCGCCCAAAGAGCCGCCGCCACCCGAAGTCCACAATCGGACCGCTACCAGTCTCCCCACGTCCCAGACTGCCGACGTCGGTGTGTCGGAAGAGGAGGTTCTGATTAAATTGATGGATACGGAGCTCTCCGAACAGGAATCCGCTGTGGTGTTGCTCCGGCAAGCTACCAAGGAGAACCGCAAGCGCCGGATCGACCTCTGCACGCCTCGCCTCCTCGCCGCGCTCCGCTCTATGCTCCTCTCAAGCAGCGCCGCCGTCCAGATCAGCGCGACCGCCTCATTGGTGAACCTTTCTTTGGAGCCTGAGAACCGGGTCCGCATTGTGAGGTCAGGGGCAGTGCCGCCGCTCGTGGAAGTGCTCGAGGGCGGGTACCCGGAGGCCCGCTACCACGCCGCTGGCGCTCTCTTTAGTCTGGCCCTCGCTGACGAAAACAGAGCGGCGATCGGCGTTCTTGGTGCCATCCCGCCGCTGCTCGACCTCTTCTCCGTGCCCTCAGCCGACGGCCTCCGCGCTCGTCGCGACGCCGGGATGGCGTTGTACTACCTCTCCCTCGCCGGCGCCAACCGTTCGAAGATCGCGAGAGCTCCAGGGGTGGTGCGGGCCCTGCTCTCGGTAGCGTCGGAGAGGGAGGTGTCCCCGGGAGGGACGCCGTCGACGACGCAAGGGCCGGGATTAGCGAGGCTGGCGATGATGGTCGTGTGCAACCTCGCCGGTTGCAACGAGGGGCGGGCGGCGCTGATGGATGGCGGGGCAGTGGCGTCGGTGGTGTCTCTTATGAGGTCGCCGGCGGCTGCCGCGGTGGAGGAATACTGCGTGGCGGCGCTATACGGGATGAGCCGCGGGAGCCTCCGTTTCCGCGGATTGGCAAGGTCGGCGAGCGCGGAGCCGGTGCTGACGCGGGTGGCGGAGGGCTGGGTCAGCGGCGGCGAGATGCGGCGGGAGATGGCCAAGAAGACGCTTAGGGCGCTGAGGGGGGACGACGAAGACGACGCCGAGCCGTCGCTGTCGATGGGGTTCCCGGCGGACGACGACGGCAGCATCGTCTCGGAGGGGATGATGTCAATTCGCAGGCGGCCCAATTACTATGCTAACCCGCCGCGCATGAACTCGGCCGAGTTCTGA
- the LOC135607006 gene encoding protein NRT1/ PTR FAMILY 6.4-like, producing MVSAVVHTDDEGVDNGPVVDYNGNPVDKSKTGGWLGAGLILGTELAERVCVMGISMNLVTYLVGDLHLSTSSSANVVTNFMGALNLLALLGGFLADAKLGRYMTVAIFATITAAGVSLLTMATSLSSMRPSACDSVRVAHHECVAASGDQLAMLFVSLYTIALGAGGIKANVSGFGSDQFDNRDPREEKAMIFFFNRFYFCISLGSLFAVTVLVYIQDNVGRGWGYGISAATMVVAVVVMLVGTPRYRFRRPQGSPLTVIGRVFLSAWQKRKLPHPADPSELNEYHEAQVAHTEWFRCLDKAAIQACNTSSSKEGGNGGACDVGEAATVTEVEEVKMVLKLLPIWSTCILFWTVYSQMTTFSVEQATYMNRHIGSFVYPSGSLSFFLFISILLFTSLNEKLLVPLARSFTRNVQGITSLQRAGVGLALSILAMAVSAAVEKKRRDSSVHDDTKISVFWLVPQFFLVGAGEAFAYVGQLEFFIREAPERMKSMSTGLFLSTLSMGFFFSSMLVSLVDKATEGGWIKNNLDKGRLDYFYAMLAVLGAINFGVFLVFASRHEYKVQSYDVSKQGKELGSWKDDGVDEQIKGMDV from the exons ATG GTGTCTGCCGTCGTGCACACTGATGACGAAGGCGTCGACAATGGTCCGGTTGTCGATTACAATGGCAATCCTGTCGACAAATCCAAGACAGGGGGATGGCTCGGTGCTGGTCTCATCTTAG GGACGGAGCTGGCGGAGAGAGTCTGCGTGATGGGCATCTCGATGAACTTGGTCACTTACCTGGTGGGAGATCTGCATCTGTCCACCTCGAGTTCAGCTAATGTCGTCACAAACTTCATGGGCGCTCTTAATCTTCTAGCATTGCTCGGAGGCTTCTTAGCCGATGCTAAGCTCGGTCGTTACATGACCGTCGCCATCTTCGCCACCATCACTGCTGCG GGCGTGAGCTTGTTGACGATGGCCACATCGCTTAGCAGCATGAGGCCATCCGCCTGCGACAGCGTGCGGGTGGCCCACCACGAGTGCGTCGCGGCCAGCGGCGACCAGCTCGCTATGCTCTTCGTCTCACTCTACACGATCGCTCTGGGAGCAGGCGGCATCAAGGCCAACGTGTCGGGCTTCGGCTCCGACCAGTTCGACAACCGCGACCCCAGGGAAGAGAAGGCCATGATCTTCTTCTTCAACCGCTTCTACTTCTGCATCAGCCTCGGCTCGCTGTTCGCGGTCACGGTGCTGGTGTACATCCAGGACAACGTCGGCCGGGGGTGGGGGTACGGCATATCTGCCGCCACCATGGTGGTCGCGGTGGTGGTGATGCTGGTGGGCACGCCACGGTACCGGTTCAGGCGGCCGCAGGGCAGCCCATTGACGGTGATAGGGAGGGTGTTCTTGTCGGCGTGGCAGAAGAGGAAGCTGCCTCACCCGGCCGATCCCAGCGAGCTCAACGAGTACCACGAGGCCCAGGTTGCGCACACCGAATGGTTCAG GTGCCTCGACAAAGCCGCCATTCAAGCGTGTAACACCAGCTCGAGCAAAGAAGGTGGAAATGGCGGCGCCTGCGACGTCGGCGAGGCAGCCACCGTGACGGAAGTGGAAGAGGTGAAGATGGTCCTGAAGCTGCTCCCGATCTGGTCCACCTGCATTCTCTTCTGGACCGTCTACTCCCAGATGACCACCTTCTCCGTGGAGCAGGCCACGTACATGAACCGCCACATCGGCTCCTTCGTCTACCCCTCCGGCTCCCTCTCGTTCTTCCTCTTCATCTCCATCCTCCTCTTCACGTCCCTCAACGAGAAGCTCCTCGTCCCCCTCGCCCGCAGCTTCACCCGCAACGTGCAGGGGATCACAAGCCTGCAACGGGCCGGCGTCGGCCTCGCTCTCTCCATACTCGCCATGGCCGTCTCCGCGGcggtggagaagaagaggagagactCCTCGGTGCATGACGACACCAAGATAAGCGTGTTCTGGCTCGTCCCGCAGTTCTTCTTGGTGGGAGCCGGCGAGGCCTTCGCCTACGTGGGTCAGCTCGAGTTCTTCATCAGGGAAGCCCCCGAGAGGATGAAGTCGATGAGCACCGGTCTCTTCCTGTCAACGCTGTCCATGGGGTTCTTCTTCAGCAGCATGCTTGTGTCTCTGGTCGACAAGGCCACCGAAGGGGGTTGGATCAAGAACAACTTGGACAAGGGGAGGTTGGACTACTTCTACGCCATGCTCGCGGTGCTGGGTGCCATAAACTTCGGGGTTTTCTTGGTGTTCGCGAGTCGCCATGAGTACAAGGTGCAGAGCTACGACGTGAGCAAGCAAGGCAAGGAGCTCGGGAGCTGGAAGGACGACGGCGTCGATGAACAGATAAAGGGAATGGACGTGTAG
- the LOC135607007 gene encoding U-box domain-containing protein 38-like isoform X1 → MGSRKPFWRFSNDHRSSTSASSTSPVSSIAAAEMAVEFLCPISRSLMADPVIVPPSGHTFERSCVQACADLAFSPPGLSLELSPSPLVLIPNVALKSAILSWCQSIGIPPPQPMPPDAARALVRSLMPPSSNPRPSPPHAAGGDGSGGGGHGRRDRRGEFMRRFAAFSFDEAEEAEKGEASRSPHGYGGTERGKEKRGELSRAAAAADSYGGTERGREKRGELSRAAAAADSYGSRYDEKGEAMRASSASSDGEGEIFGSRSTRPAQSLRGAMNPNAPSAFSVRTKNQAPSFSQHLTSSASSYQSSSSNSSITEAFVEEAPKEPPPPEVHNRTATSLPTSQTADVGVSEEEVLIKLMDTELSEQESAVVLLRQATKENRKRRIDLCTPRLLAALRSMLLSSSAAVQISATASLVNLSLEPENRVRIVRSGAVPPLVEVLEGGYPEARYHAAGALFSLALADENRAAIGVLGAIPPLLDLFSVPSADGLRARRDAGMALYYLSLAGANRSKIARAPGVVRALLSVASEREVSPGGTPSTTQGPGLARLAMMVVCNLAGCNEGRAALMDGGAVASVVSLMRSPAAAAVEEYCVAALYGMSRGSLRFRGLARSASAEPVLTRVAEGWVSGGEMRREMAKKTLRALRGDDEDDAEPSLSMGFPADDDGSIVSEGMMSIRRRPNYYANPPRMNSAEF, encoded by the coding sequence CCTCCCTCCGGCCACACCTTCGAGCGCAGCTGCGTCCAGGCCTGCGCCGACCTCGCCTTCTCCCCGCCCGGCCTCTCCCTCGAACTCAGCCCCTCCCCTCTCGTTCTCATCCCCAACGTCGCCCTCAAGTCCGCCATCCTCAGCTGGTGCCAGAGCATTGGCATACCGCCCCCCCAGCCCATGCCCCCCGACGCCGCCCGCGCCCTCGTCCGTAGCCTCATGCCCCCCTCCAGTAATCCACGTCCCTCCCCTCCTCATGCTGCCGGTGGTGatggtagtggtggtggtggtcatgGGAGAAGAGATCGAAGGGGTGAATTCATGCGGAGATTCGCGGCGTTCTCTTTCGACGAAGCAGAGGAGGCGGAAAAAGGTGAGGCCTCTCGATCGCCACACGGGTACGGTGGAACTGAAAGAGGAAAAGAGAAACGAGGTGAGCTCTCCAGAGCAGCAGCTGCCGCGGATTCTTACGGTGGAACtgaaagaggaagagagaaaagagGTGAGCTCTCCAGAGCAGCAGCTGCCGCGGATTCTTACGGCAGCCGATACGACGAGAAAGGTGAGGCGATGCGAGCTTCTTCGGCGTCCTCGGATGGGGAGGGTGAGATTTTTGGCAGCAGATCGACGAGACCGGCCCAGAGTTTGAGGGGGGCGATGAATCCCAACGCCCCTTCCGCTTTCTCCGTTCGCACCAAGAATCAAGCTCCCTCCTTTTCGCAGCACTTAACCTCGTCGGCGTCCTCGTACCAGTCGTCTTCCTCCAATTCCTCCATCACCGAGGCCTTCGTCGAGGAAGCGCCCAAAGAGCCGCCGCCACCCGAAGTCCACAATCGGACCGCTACCAGTCTCCCCACGTCCCAGACTGCCGACGTCGGTGTGTCGGAAGAGGAGGTTCTGATTAAATTGATGGATACGGAGCTCTCCGAACAGGAATCCGCTGTGGTGTTGCTCCGGCAAGCTACCAAGGAGAACCGCAAGCGCCGGATCGACCTCTGCACGCCTCGCCTCCTCGCCGCGCTCCGCTCTATGCTCCTCTCAAGCAGCGCCGCCGTCCAGATCAGCGCGACCGCCTCATTGGTGAACCTTTCTTTGGAGCCTGAGAACCGGGTCCGCATTGTGAGGTCAGGGGCAGTGCCGCCGCTCGTGGAAGTGCTCGAGGGCGGGTACCCGGAGGCCCGCTACCACGCCGCTGGCGCTCTCTTTAGTCTGGCCCTCGCTGACGAAAACAGAGCGGCGATCGGCGTTCTTGGTGCCATCCCGCCGCTGCTCGACCTCTTCTCCGTGCCCTCAGCCGACGGCCTCCGCGCTCGTCGCGACGCCGGGATGGCGTTGTACTACCTCTCCCTCGCCGGCGCCAACCGTTCGAAGATCGCGAGAGCTCCAGGGGTGGTGCGGGCCCTGCTCTCGGTAGCGTCGGAGAGGGAGGTGTCCCCGGGAGGGACGCCGTCGACGACGCAAGGGCCGGGATTAGCGAGGCTGGCGATGATGGTCGTGTGCAACCTCGCCGGTTGCAACGAGGGGCGGGCGGCGCTGATGGATGGCGGGGCAGTGGCGTCGGTGGTGTCTCTTATGAGGTCGCCGGCGGCTGCCGCGGTGGAGGAATACTGCGTGGCGGCGCTATACGGGATGAGCCGCGGGAGCCTCCGTTTCCGCGGATTGGCAAGGTCGGCGAGCGCGGAGCCGGTGCTGACGCGGGTGGCGGAGGGCTGGGTCAGCGGCGGCGAGATGCGGCGGGAGATGGCCAAGAAGACGCTTAGGGCGCTGAGGGGGGACGACGAAGACGACGCCGAGCCGTCGCTGTCGATGGGGTTCCCGGCGGACGACGACGGCAGCATCGTCTCGGAGGGGATGATGTCAATTCGCAGGCGGCCCAATTACTATGCTAACCCGCCGCGCATGAACTCGGCCGAGTTCTGA